The following proteins are encoded in a genomic region of Catellatospora sp. TT07R-123:
- a CDS encoding TetR/AcrR family transcriptional regulator — MPRVSQDQLDARRHEILAAARACFARYGYEGATVRRLEQATGLSRGAIFHHFRDKDSLFLAVAEDDAVEMAATVAANGLVQVMRDLLAHAGDPDAAGWLGTQLEVARRLRTDPAFAKRWAQHSDAIDLATRERLQRQAGAGVLREDVPLDVLTHFLELAYDGLVKRLAMGGSADDFGPVLDLIEETVRRR, encoded by the coding sequence GTGCCCAGGGTGAGTCAGGACCAGCTCGACGCCCGCCGCCACGAGATCCTCGCGGCGGCCCGCGCCTGCTTCGCCCGCTACGGCTACGAGGGCGCCACCGTGCGCCGGCTGGAGCAGGCCACCGGGCTGTCCCGGGGCGCGATCTTCCACCACTTCCGCGACAAGGACTCGCTGTTCCTGGCCGTGGCCGAGGACGACGCGGTCGAGATGGCCGCGACGGTCGCCGCCAACGGCCTGGTGCAGGTCATGCGCGACCTGCTGGCCCACGCCGGGGACCCGGACGCGGCGGGCTGGCTGGGCACCCAGCTGGAAGTGGCCCGGCGGCTGCGCACCGACCCGGCGTTCGCCAAGCGGTGGGCGCAGCACTCCGACGCGATCGACCTCGCCACCCGCGAGCGCCTCCAGCGCCAGGCCGGGGCGGGCGTGCTGCGCGAGGACGTGCCGCTGGACGTGCTGACGCACTTCCTGGAGCTGGCGTACGACGGGCTGGTCAAGCGCCTGGCGATGGGCGGCTCGGCCGACGACTTCGGCCCGGTGCTGGACCTGATCGAGGAGACGGTCCGCCGCCGCTGA
- the ddaH gene encoding dimethylargininase, translated as MTGTALLRRPGRLLAEGIVTHIDRSPVDLDLALAQHEAYGRALAGHGWAVRQAPLADDCPDAVFIEDQVVVVDDLAVLTRSGAPARRAESAGVEAAVRELGLRVARIAEPGTLDGGDVLQVGPTVYVGRGGRTNGEGIRQLRELLAPLGRTVVAVPLGAVLHLKSAVTALPDGTFLVLPQLVPTGLFPAVRPVDEEAGCHVVPLGGDRILLASSAPRTAELLVDLGFQPVIVDIGEFEKLEGCVTCLSVLVPGR; from the coding sequence TTGACCGGCACCGCACTGCTCCGCCGCCCCGGCCGCCTCCTGGCCGAGGGCATCGTCACCCACATCGACCGCTCCCCCGTCGACCTCGACCTGGCCCTGGCCCAGCACGAGGCGTACGGGCGGGCGCTGGCCGGGCACGGCTGGGCCGTCCGGCAGGCCCCGCTCGCCGACGACTGCCCCGACGCCGTGTTCATCGAGGACCAGGTCGTGGTCGTCGACGACCTCGCGGTGCTGACCCGGTCCGGCGCGCCCGCGCGCCGCGCGGAGTCGGCCGGGGTCGAGGCCGCGGTGCGCGAACTCGGCCTGCGCGTGGCGCGCATCGCGGAGCCGGGCACCCTCGACGGCGGCGACGTGCTCCAGGTCGGCCCGACCGTCTACGTCGGACGCGGCGGCCGTACGAACGGCGAGGGCATCCGGCAGCTGCGCGAGCTGCTGGCACCGCTGGGCCGCACCGTGGTGGCGGTGCCACTGGGCGCGGTGCTGCACCTGAAGTCGGCGGTGACAGCCCTGCCCGACGGCACGTTCCTGGTCCTGCCGCAGCTGGTGCCGACCGGGCTGTTCCCGGCCGTGCGGCCGGTGGACGAGGAGGCGGGCTGCCACGTGGTGCCGCTGGGCGGCGACCGGATCCTGCTCGCGTCGTCGGCGCCGCGTACGGCGGAGCTGCTGGTGGACCTGGGTTTCCAGCCGGTCATCGTCGACATCGGCGAGTTCGAGAAGCTCGAAGGCTGCGTGACCTGCCTGTCGGTCCTGGTTCCCGGCCGGTAG